One stretch of Heptranchias perlo isolate sHepPer1 chromosome 41, sHepPer1.hap1, whole genome shotgun sequence DNA includes these proteins:
- the LOC137305859 gene encoding putative transcription factor ovo-like protein 3, which translates to MPRSFLVKNRHAESGSRNWGNLSDDQRGDFYIPECLDGYATSKQQSLPEQDATISAEGKMQSTWVRSFDNGLHGTAQLEAQPVLSRAKVKSAYPRGHFLCSACTKIFPLQRMLTRHLKCHSTVKKHVCRFCGKGFNDTFDLKRHMRTHTGIRPYRCDLCEKAFTQRCSLESHLKKIHSVNQNYAYRERRFKIFVCEDCGFTSNQGDTYFLHIRDHHPTSPLLRKYLRKQSTSLQNKLSMLLFPHNLYV; encoded by the exons ATGCCTCGGTCATTTCTGGTCAAAAACCGACATGCTGAGTCTGGCAGTCGCAACTGGGGCAACCTGTCAGATGACCAGCGAGGGGATTTCTACATTCCAG AATGCTTGGACGGCTATGCTACGAGCAAGCAGCAATCTTTGCCTGAACAAGATGCAACGATCAGCGCTGAGGGGAAAATGCAAAGCACGTGGGTGAGATCGTTTGATAACGGATTACATGGAACAGCTCAACTGGAAGCACAACCAGTGCTCAGCAGAGCTAAG GTGAAATCAGCCTACCCTCGGGGCCACTTCCTCTGCTCCGCCTGCACCAAGATCTTCCCGTTACAACGCATGCTGACCCGGCACCTGAAGTGCCACAGCACAGTCAAGAAACACGTCTGCAGGTTCTGCGGAAAGGGCTTCAACGACACTTTTGATCTGAAGAGGCACATGCGAACGCACACAG GTATTCGACCCTACAGGTGTGACCTGTGCGAGAAGGCATTCACACAGCGATGCTCGTTGGAATCTCACCTGAAGAAGATTCACAGTGTGAACCAAAACTACGCCTACCGGGAACGGCGTTTCAAGATTTTCGTCTGTGAGGACTGTGGTTTTACGTCCAATCAAGGGGACACGTACTTCCTGCACATCAGGGACCACCACCCCACCAGCCCTTTACTACGCAAGTATCTGCGGAAACAAAGCACCTCTCTCCAGAACAAATTAAGCATGTTACTCTTTCCACATAATCTCTATGTGTAA
- the polr2i gene encoding DNA-directed RNA polymerase II subunit RPB9 isoform X2: MDFEGGQGGPGFVGIRFCQECNNMLYPKEDKENRILLYACRNCDYQQEADNSCIYVNKITHEVDELTQIIADVAQDPTLPRTEDHPCPKCGHKEAVFFQSHSARAEDAMRLYYVCTAPHCGHRWTE, from the exons ATGGACTTCGAGGGAGGGCAAGGTGGGCCCGGCTTCGTGGGGATCCGCTTCTGTCAGGAATG TAACAACATGCTGTACCCCAAGGAAGATAAAGAAAACCGGATTCTGCTTTATGCG TGTCGAAACTGTGACTACCAGCAAGAAGCCGATAACAGCTGTATCTACGTCAACAAAATCACGCATGAAGTTGA TGAATTGACCCAAATCATAGCAGATGTGGCACAAGATCCAACACTGCCCAGAACAGAAGACCACCCCTGCCCAAA GTGTGGACACAAGGAAGCTGTGTTTTTCCAATCGCACAGTGCAAGGGCTGAG GATGCAATGAGACTGTACTACGTGTGCACTGCGCCACACTGCGGCCATCGCTGGACtgagtga
- the polr2i gene encoding DNA-directed RNA polymerase II subunit RPB9 isoform X1, with product MLYPKEDKENRILLYACRNCDYQQEADNSCIYVNKITHEVDELTQIIADVAQDPTLPRTEDHPCPKCGHKEAVFFQSHSARAEDAMRLYYVCTAPHCGHRWTE from the exons ATGCTGTACCCCAAGGAAGATAAAGAAAACCGGATTCTGCTTTATGCG TGTCGAAACTGTGACTACCAGCAAGAAGCCGATAACAGCTGTATCTACGTCAACAAAATCACGCATGAAGTTGA TGAATTGACCCAAATCATAGCAGATGTGGCACAAGATCCAACACTGCCCAGAACAGAAGACCACCCCTGCCCAAA GTGTGGACACAAGGAAGCTGTGTTTTTCCAATCGCACAGTGCAAGGGCTGAG GATGCAATGAGACTGTACTACGTGTGCACTGCGCCACACTGCGGCCATCGCTGGACtgagtga